ACCCAAAAATAGGGGTCGACTATATGTCCGGCTCAGCTAACTACATATACGAGAACATTTTCTTATCACTTGACCCTTTTTGCATTTTCCTAGAATCCAACTGGCGAAAAAAAGGTTATGGTCCAATACCATTTGTATGCTCTTAATTTTCTAGCCACTGAACACCTCAACAATACAAAGATCATCTCAATTGAGACATCAAGGTTCATTACTCCAAATGTGTCATCTTAAATTTGACCAAGGCATAattctaaaaaagaaaaatcttgtacccattaatttttataataattttaagctTGTTCATGAATTTAGCAACAATTTACAATAGAAAATTTCAATTCAACACCACAATAAGTATCAATAAACGTCAACCAGATATAAATGATACATTCTACAGAAATTGATCATCATCTCAACAAACGGAACAACAAAAGCTTACAGAATCAGCTGCAAACAGTAAAATTCTAACACAAAATAAAGTTAATCAATCACCTtctcttgatttgatttggAGAACTTCCACTCGATGTTAGGATTATTATCCGGGGTATCAAGGTGCTGTAAACtcatcaaatcaaacaaagtaaGTTTACCTCAGCCTAATTATACCAAAAGCAAAATCACCGAAATTGAAGAAAACGCACAATACGAAAAACAAAGATGAATCAATAACTCACATAGTTAAGAGCAGTAGAGAAGGATCGAGAAGCCTGAGATTAAGGAGAAGAAAGCATCTAAGACGTTAAAATGTCGCTCAAATGGAACATCAAATAGGACGGAAAAAAGAAATGAGATATCCGATTACCTGAGGAGATTGACGGAAAACTTGACGGATCTCCAACAGACGTTGTGCCGCCCGACGAGCGAACATTTTCGAAAGAGAGAGAAGCTTGAAGCGCTTTAAGTCGTCAACAATGGAGATTTGGGGAAGAGAGAGAAACGAAGAGTTGTATTTTTGGTCTACTGATGACCACGAATAGAGAGGGTGACCCAGAGAGTGTGGCAGCCACAAATTCTAGACCGAGGGCCCAAGTGAGAGTATGGGCTTTTAGAATGGATTTGGACATTTGGGCTTCTGATTGATTAGGCCTGTGAAATTTTGTtccttgaaaattaaaaattattgtaaaataattcaactaatataaattatattaacagacggtctctcacaagactAATTGTTCAAAAATCTGATGGAACCCTATTTGACCGAATATCAGTTTGCACAatccttttttaaaatttaataaatttttaagttttacattAATATTTCGAATTATAACTTTTTGAATTTCACAAATACCTATACGAGACAGTCTCATAGTGAGACTATATTACTGTGTAAAGGTGTAAAAGAATTGCGTGTGGGCCGGTTCAAAATATCTATCTTTCTTTTGATTGATATGTGATGTATTTTATGATAAACATCACTCTCATTACTACATGACCGTGTCTATTACGACATGACCAATGCAATGTATTGCGAAGAGTGCACCAACAATTTGAATCATGTAATGGTGCAACATCTATTGGAGCCATTATTAACCTGACAAATTGGTTTTGGTTGCCTTAAAAATAACTTGTATTATTCCCTGTCATTGCTTGCTTCTTACTTCTAGCTTGTATTAGCCTAAGGCTAAGTTTGACTAACATATCTCACATTCACATATACAAATACACTGTACCTTTCTCCATAATGCTTTTATGATTACTCCTACCATCAATGTTTAAGGGGTTAAAGTTGGGCACCTTGTGAACAAAGTACCAAACAAGAAGGGTCAACCCCAAAATTACTCTTAATTGTATTCAGATCTTGTTTTGATTTGCAGTCATTTAGGCTTTTCTTCATCAAAATATGTAATATTATGTCCCCATTCAACTTGCATGCTTGCTGCCTTTTTTGGTagctagcatgtgactatttataactattttcttttgtttcctGATGAGTCCATCTTTCCTATAGAGTAAAATGATGACATAAGTCTAACTCATGGCATGCATAGCATGCTGGATTGCTGGTAGATGGTTAAAATGCCTTACAAAACATTATAACTAACCTAACAATGGTTTACATTCTTAATTCATTGAATTTAGGTGCGAACCTGCTAGGTCATGCTTTGGGTCATTTAATTGAATCTTCTATTGTTATTGAATTGTGTAactgttagaatatataacatattctagaGCCTAATGGATCCTTAATATGGCATCAGAAGCCATTGTGACAATAGGTTACAGGCTCAATTCtctttaaagtggaatatttagcatcAGATATGAAGGGGCTTTATCttggagcctcaaccatcagcctaagtttttgattgagttggttccttgacagtaACATATAGCACATAAAAATAGTAGTTGAATTGGTTCAGCATACATGTAGAGCAAGGTGAGTGTTTGACTCACTTTTGACTAGAATCCTGAATTCGCTCTTGATTTTGACTCAAGTTTAATGCTAATCcacaataattattatcatgTAGCTAGGTTTTAGTTGGACAATTGAAAACAGGCAAAATGTATCATGCTGCCAGCAGCACTAAGCATGGTATTCCTGGTGGCTCATACAATATACTAGTTCGTGGTCCACGACGAGGGCATGCCACCCACTCTCTAGTGTGTGGTGTACCGTTCTCTATGAACTCAGATCATGCTTTCATAGGTCTGAGTTGTTGATCTGAAACCAGTCTATACATACTCCTTAGCCTTAGGCTTAACTCTTCAAAACTCTATTTAATTATTAGCGAACTATGTTGATACGATATTATGTATTTTGATCGTTTGTTTTTCACTTCTTTGCATTTGTCTAACAATTATAGTTACGACAGAAGTATGAAAGATACACatatgtcaaaaaatataattacagagtttacatgatttaataataatgtgcTAGCTAcatcaaattttattaatatacatGAAAAAAGTCGAATACATAATACAATTAATAGGTTGAAAAGGGGTTTATATATGAAACCACATGAAAACCCTAATTAGAATAGGACTCTAGAAAAACTGAATCTAATTAGATATGGACTGATTTTAAGcccaataacaaaaacaatcaaacatataGCAAAACCCACCTTGGGACATTAAATGAAGATATAACCCATATTATCACAATTACTGAGATGATGTAGGATCTTGCAGAGTGACCAGTTCAGGATAGTAGTATGgataaaatttgtttatttagatGATGCATACTGTTATATCTTGTATATGAAAGCAAATACTGAGGATATCTGAAGAAATACTCTCATAGAAACAAGGAAAAGAGTATATTATATCTTGTCGACAATGTTATTGTTACTTTTGGCTCTATTTTTTCAGTGTCATATCTAATTTTTGTATTTGTACAATTGAATCTCATGAAAATACATAATATATCCAAAGTATAAAACAGTACAGGTTTTGACTATTAATATCAGTTTCTTCCAAAACCCAGAATGAAAAACTCAAAAACCATCCAAGAACAAAATTAgaaatgtaaaataaacaaaaaaaggaaagaaatttTCTATGTGTTCCTAAACCCTTTTAAGAGACACTTTCTTTTCCCACATTGATTTGATTATCTTCTGTTCTATGTTGAGTTACACACTTCTGACACGAATTTGTGCTTTAACGGTCGACTTAAACAATTAGCAAATCAGTCAATACTTTCAGCTAAAAGCTCAACCAACAAACCATTTGCCAAACAGATCCTTATATTCACAGACACCCAAGTCCTTTAGCTTCTGAAGACTTCATGATCCTAAGCCTTTTACAAGATGTGATGAACATCTCCCACGGAACATCTCCAACCAACATCCAATCCCCATCTTTATCTTCATAAGTCGGGGCGAAATCGGATCCATTGTATCCATCTCTCTCAGAATACTTTCCAATACACACCTTGAACATACTTTCCAAGGCCTTTAACAACTGTTCATAACTCTGATACACATTCAAATCAATCTTCCTTAAGTATGGTGCTCCATCCATACTTACTTTCACATACATTCCAGATGCATCAGCTTCACTTTTCTTAGACTGCAGGTTATTCTTCCTGTAATTTCTGATTGGTGGCCACCCAACTATCTGTGCCCTGCAATTTTCATACATACAACAAAATGTAAGTTTTCTCTCaacttttttataatctttGTTAGCAATCATCtcaatatataacatattttaaaatttcaactataaacttaagcttttggttgagttggtatTAGAGCCAGCTTAACAAGGGGTCAGATTCAATTTCGTTATCACccttcatttaaagtggaatattatgAGATATAAGGAGGGTATGAGTTGCATCACACTTCTGGCCCAAAAGACTCTAGTGTGTGAGGGGGTGTGTtatccacacttctagtccaAAGGGTTCTAGTGAGAGGGatcgtgttagagtatataagccttagttataagattttggttgagttggtttctgaGACAAGATAGATGAATTACTTACTTGGAAGGAGGAGGGCAATCTTGATTTCTAGCATCAGAAACACTTGAATTGTTAGTTGATGAAGAATCCTCAGGGATTTGATCAGGTGATGATCTCTTATTATTTCTAGCAACATTATTAGATAATGATTGATTCTCAGGTTCTTTGCTCCCTGGTAATCCTAATCTAAGCTCAGTAGCTTCAAGATGAAGATCATTTTCATAACTCTCTGATCTTGCCATACTTTATCTTAAACCAAATCTAAAACCTTGTGTGATGAACAGTTTGATCAGATCAATATTTTCAATTtgtagatgatga
This Amaranthus tricolor cultivar Red isolate AtriRed21 chromosome 13, ASM2621246v1, whole genome shotgun sequence DNA region includes the following protein-coding sequences:
- the LOC130798568 gene encoding auxin-induced protein 22D — encoded protein: MARSESYENDLHLEATELRLGLPGSKEPENQSLSNNVARNNKRSSPDQIPEDSSSTNNSSVSDARNQDCPPPSKAQIVGWPPIRNYRKNNLQSKKSEADASGMYVKVSMDGAPYLRKIDLNVYQSYEQLLKALESMFKVCIGKYSERDGYNGSDFAPTYEDKDGDWMLVGDVPWEMFITSCKRLRIMKSSEAKGLGCL